Proteins encoded within one genomic window of Paramisgurnus dabryanus chromosome 13, PD_genome_1.1, whole genome shotgun sequence:
- the casp2 gene encoding caspase-2 isoform X1, with translation MLGDCGMKEWEKLAIRRNSVTLCKQMVVDELLVQCLQRDEVLTDNMAESIMAKPTSQAKSSHLLSLLPKRGPRAFSSFCAALTETEQQHLSNMLMGFMEKQKRCSEASLGFPTPECGIHAKRARHHESMEMSLDADCPVTTAVLPCTHDFYDSHRLQAYPMCSKPRGLALVLSNVRFDPARTDLDVRRGGEVDEELLRRLFSELDFTVNLHKDLTAEAMRLCIEQFAQRPEHSAYDSCVVCLLSHGVEGSIYGTDGELLMLDWVFEVFDNARCPQLQNKPKMFFIQACRGEEMDNGVDQQDGGERTQSPGCEQRDAGREEERNNKEREEKDRQRLRVKLPQRSDMICGYATLKGFSTAAMRNTKKGSWFIQELNTAIRQRANDTHMSDILVQVNGRIKDREGYAPGSAHHRCKEMSEFTSSLCKDLYLFPKYPNN, from the exons ATGTTGGGAGATTGTGGTATGAAAGAGTGGGAGAAACTGGCCATCAGGAGGAACTCGGTCACGCTCTGTAAACAGATGGTGGTGGATGAGCTGCTGGTTCAGTGTCTACAACGAGATGAAGTTCTGACAGACAACATGGCTGAAAGCATTATG GCTAAGCCGACATCTCAGGCCAAGAGTAGTCATCTGTTGTCTCTTTTGCCCAAACGTGGTCCTCGTGCATTTAGCAGCTTCTGTGCAGCTCTTACCGAGACAGAGCAACAACACCTCAGTAACATGCTCATGGGATTCATGGAAAAACAG AAAAGATGTTCAGAGGCTTCCCTTGGTTTCCCAACCCCAGAATGTGGGATACATGCAAAAAGAGCCCGACATCATG AGTCTATGGAAATGTCTCTGGACGCCGACTGCCCCGTGACCACAGCCGTACTCCCTTGCACTCACGACTTCTATGATTCCCACAGATTACAG GCCTACCCAATGTGCTCCAAACCACGAGGTTTGGCTTTGGTGCTGAGCAACGTGAGATTTGACCCCGCAAGAACGGATCTGGATGTCCGCAGGGGAGGAGAGGTGGATGAGGAGCTTTTGAGGAGGCTTTTTTCTGAGCTGGACTTTACTGTCAATCTGCACAAAGATCTCACAGCAGAA GCAATGCGATTGTGCATAGAGCAGTTCGCCCAGCGTCCGGAGCACTCGGCGTACGACTCCTGTGTCGTCTGCCTGCTGTCTCACGGTGTTGAAGGATCCATCTACGGCACTGATGGAGAGCTGCTGATG TTGGACTGGGTGTTTGAGGTCTTTGATAACGCCCGCTGCCCTCAGCTTCAGAATAAGCCAAAGATGTTCTTCATTCAGGCCTGTCGAGGAG AGGAGATGGACAATGGTGTGGACCAGCAGGATGGTGGGGAGAGGACTCAGTCACCTGGATGTGAACAGAGGGATGCTGGGAGAGAGGAGGAGAGAAATAATAAAGAGAGGGAGGAGAAGGACAGACAGAGACTGAGAGTCAAACTGCCCCAGAGATCCGATATGATCTGCGGCTATGCCACCCTCAAAGGTTTCA gCACCGCTGCAATGAGAAACACCAAGAAAGGGTCCTGGTTCATTCAGGAGCTGAACACCGCTATCAGACAAAGAGCCAATGACACACACATGTCTGACATACTCGTGCag GTGAATGGTCGGATTAAAGACAGAGAGGGATACGCACCTGGTTCAGCTCATCACCGCTGTAAAGAGATGTCCGAGTTCACCAGCTCCCTTTGTAAAGACCTCTACCTCTTCCCCAAGTACCCCAACAACTAA
- the m6pr gene encoding cation-dependent mannose-6-phosphate receptor produces MLLTMRIITPLFLLLGGVRGKDNVENCKLILGSDSEKKVLRLLEPLTEQNFTLRVEDGKEVKEKYTYIFRVCGDVAGMPYAGLVQLKDDGTKVRIGNYDQTRVIGGSDWVLLIYEGGEKYDTHCSQGARKAMIMISCSKSTKGDFSEVLEVRDMPQDCYYLFELDTSAVCPVIPSKLSAGSIFLIVVFCCLAAYITGGFVYQRLVVGAKGVEQFPNYAFWSEIGNLSADGCDFVCRSRGNREEPPTYRGVATEPLEDERDERDDHLLPM; encoded by the exons ATGTTGCTGACAATGAGAATAATCACTCCTCTGTTCTTACTACTTGGTGGAGTACGAGGGAAAGACAATGTTGAAAACTGCAAGCTGATTTTGGGCAGCGATTCAGAGAAAAAAGTGCTCCGTTTACTGGAGCCTCTTACTGAACAAAA CTTTACCCTTCGTGTTGAAGATGGGAAAGAGGTGAAGGAAAAGTATACCTACATTTTCCGGGTGTGTGGCGATGTGGCTGGAATGCCATATGCAGGACTTGTGCAGTTGAAAGATGATGGGACAAAAGTTCGAATTGGGAACTACGATCAAACACGAGTTATTGGAGGAA GTGACTGGGTTCTGCTCATCTATGAGGGAGGAGAAAAATATGATACCCACTGTTCTCAAGGGGCCAGAAAAGCCATGATTATGATTTCCTGCAGTAAAAGTACAAAG GGTGATTTCTCAGAGGTCCTGGAAGTCAGGGATATGCCACAGGACTGTTATTACTTGTTTGAACTGGACACCAGTGCAGTCTGTCCTGTAATTCCATCCAAACTTAGTGCTGGATCCATATTCCTCATTGT TGTATTCTGCTGCTTGGCTGCATACATTACCGGTGGATTCGTCTATCAGCGGCTGGTAGTTGGTGCCAAAGGAGTGGAACAGTTTCCTAACTATGCCTTTTGGTCCGAGATCGGCAACTTATCTGCT GACGGATGTGATTTTGTGTGTCGTTCCCGTGGTAACCGAGAAGAGCCACCCACATATAGAGGTGTGGCTACTGAACCTCTTGAGGATGAGCGAGATGAAAGGGATGATCATTTACTTCCCATGTGA
- the casp2 gene encoding caspase-2 isoform X2 yields MLGDCGMKEWEKLAIRRNSVTLCKQMVVDELLVQCLQRDEVLTDNMAESIMAKPTSQAKSSHLLSLLPKRGPRAFSSFCAALTETEQQHLSNMLMGFMEKQKRCSEASLGFPTPECGIHAKRARHHESMEMSLDADCPVTTAVLPCTHDFYDSHRLQAYPMCSKPRGLALVLSNVRFDPARTDLDVRRGGEVDEELLRRLFSELDFTVNLHKDLTAEAMRLCIEQFAQRPEHSAYDSCVVCLLSHGVEGSIYGTDGELLMLDWVFEVFDNARCPQLQNKPKMFFIQACRGEEMDNGVDQQDGGERTQSPGCEQRDAGREEERNNKEREEKDRQRLRVKLPQRSDMICGYATLKGTAAMRNTKKGSWFIQELNTAIRQRANDTHMSDILVQVNGRIKDREGYAPGSAHHRCKEMSEFTSSLCKDLYLFPKYPNN; encoded by the exons ATGTTGGGAGATTGTGGTATGAAAGAGTGGGAGAAACTGGCCATCAGGAGGAACTCGGTCACGCTCTGTAAACAGATGGTGGTGGATGAGCTGCTGGTTCAGTGTCTACAACGAGATGAAGTTCTGACAGACAACATGGCTGAAAGCATTATG GCTAAGCCGACATCTCAGGCCAAGAGTAGTCATCTGTTGTCTCTTTTGCCCAAACGTGGTCCTCGTGCATTTAGCAGCTTCTGTGCAGCTCTTACCGAGACAGAGCAACAACACCTCAGTAACATGCTCATGGGATTCATGGAAAAACAG AAAAGATGTTCAGAGGCTTCCCTTGGTTTCCCAACCCCAGAATGTGGGATACATGCAAAAAGAGCCCGACATCATG AGTCTATGGAAATGTCTCTGGACGCCGACTGCCCCGTGACCACAGCCGTACTCCCTTGCACTCACGACTTCTATGATTCCCACAGATTACAG GCCTACCCAATGTGCTCCAAACCACGAGGTTTGGCTTTGGTGCTGAGCAACGTGAGATTTGACCCCGCAAGAACGGATCTGGATGTCCGCAGGGGAGGAGAGGTGGATGAGGAGCTTTTGAGGAGGCTTTTTTCTGAGCTGGACTTTACTGTCAATCTGCACAAAGATCTCACAGCAGAA GCAATGCGATTGTGCATAGAGCAGTTCGCCCAGCGTCCGGAGCACTCGGCGTACGACTCCTGTGTCGTCTGCCTGCTGTCTCACGGTGTTGAAGGATCCATCTACGGCACTGATGGAGAGCTGCTGATG TTGGACTGGGTGTTTGAGGTCTTTGATAACGCCCGCTGCCCTCAGCTTCAGAATAAGCCAAAGATGTTCTTCATTCAGGCCTGTCGAGGAG AGGAGATGGACAATGGTGTGGACCAGCAGGATGGTGGGGAGAGGACTCAGTCACCTGGATGTGAACAGAGGGATGCTGGGAGAGAGGAGGAGAGAAATAATAAAGAGAGGGAGGAGAAGGACAGACAGAGACTGAGAGTCAAACTGCCCCAGAGATCCGATATGATCTGCGGCTATGCCACCCTCAAAG gCACCGCTGCAATGAGAAACACCAAGAAAGGGTCCTGGTTCATTCAGGAGCTGAACACCGCTATCAGACAAAGAGCCAATGACACACACATGTCTGACATACTCGTGCag GTGAATGGTCGGATTAAAGACAGAGAGGGATACGCACCTGGTTCAGCTCATCACCGCTGTAAAGAGATGTCCGAGTTCACCAGCTCCCTTTGTAAAGACCTCTACCTCTTCCCCAAGTACCCCAACAACTAA